The Miscanthus floridulus cultivar M001 chromosome 7, ASM1932011v1, whole genome shotgun sequence genome includes a region encoding these proteins:
- the LOC136462238 gene encoding uncharacterized protein has product MPAWRLAAVRGARRCDSGASDSPTGRHHTKLLPSPVYRSIHRGGKRSIHRLTTVPESEVAPAPPPPSKRSRHVQEARAAVVSPPIQPNEVILEQILTRVPAAATIRLRAVCREWRTALTSDHFVRAHQAVRATAQPPPEIVFFAPAAAGSTTTSFYSSRLLTLTSQRNGSSARELVTVGDMRADDLVLSGTKPCRGLTLLFQLSVSAYHVCNLSTGEHVSLPPCPWARRVTADGPYVLSSTGLGFDRAANEHKVGRLFEDWKKQPRCEVYGLSFGGWHPCAGDVPPH; this is encoded by the exons ATGCCGGCGTGGAGGTTGGCCGCGGTGCGTGGAGCTCGCCGGTGCGACAGCGGCGCGAGCGACTCGCCGACGGGACGACATCACACGAAGCTCCTCCCCTCGCCTGTTTACAGGAGCATTCATCGTGGAG GAAAACGATCGATCCACCGGCTGACCACCGTGCCGGAATCCGAAgtggcgccggcgccgccaccaCCGTCCAAAAGGTCTCGGCACGTTCAAGAGGCGCGGGCGGCGGTGGTGTCGCCGCCGATTCAACCGAACGAAGTGATCCTCGAACAGATTCTAACGCGTGTCCCGGCCGCTGCCACCATTCGCCTCCGGGCGGTCTGCCGAGAGTGGCGCACCGCGCTCACCTCCGATCACTTCGTCCGGGCGCACCAAGCTGTTAGAGCCACTGCCCAGCCGCCGCCGGAGATCGTTTTCTTCGCTCCCGCCGCCGCAGGCTCAACCACCACGTCCTTCTACTCCTCGAGGCTGCTTACGTTAACCTCACAGCGGAACGGCTCGTCGGCCCGCGAGCTCGTGACCGTGGGCGACATGCGCGCCGACGATCTCGTCTTGTCGGGCACCAAGCCCTGCCGCGGGCTCACCCTCCTCTTCCAGCTCAGCGTGTCCGCGTACCACGTCTGCAACCTCTCCACCGGAGAGCACGTCTCCCTGCCCCCCTGCCCATGGGCTAGGAGAGTGACCGCTGACGGTCCCTACGTGCTCTCGAGCACCGGGCTCGGCTTCGACCGGGCGGCCAACGAGCACAAGGTGGGCAGGCTCTTCGAGGACTGGAAGAAGCAGCCGCGCTGCGAGGTGTACGGCCTGAGTTTCGGCGGATGGCACCCCTGCGCTGGAGACGTGCCGCCGCAC